Proteins from one Piscinibacter lacus genomic window:
- the gltX gene encoding glutamate--tRNA ligase yields the protein MSDSQRPVRTRFAPSPTGFIHLGNIRSGLYPWLFARARGGSFILRIEDTDTERSSQEAVDVILESMQWLGLAHDEGPFFQMQRMDRYRAVVQQMLDAGLAYRCYTTPAELDALREQQLAAKLKPRYDGRWRPEPGKALPPVPEGVAPVIRFKTPQGGSVAWTDKVKGVIEFSNEELDDLVIARPAAPGESIGVPTYNFCVVVDDLDMGITHVIRGDDHVNNTPRQIHIFRALGAEPPVFAHLPTVLNEQGEKMSKRHGAKPVTAYRDEGYLADAVVNYLARLGWSHGDDEIFSREQLIAWFDLDHLGKSAGQFDEAKLRWVNAQHLKMSADEALVPRVAEQLARRGLHGLAEDPRSAARIGLFKDRCSTTAEIAEWLAMYHGPVTPSDAEREQHLTPAIRPALSALAEALGALPGWEAPAIGAAFKAVLAAQGLKMPQLAMPVRVAVCGRVQTPSVDAVLSLFDRDVVVRRLREA from the coding sequence ATGAGCGACTCCCAACGTCCGGTCCGCACGCGCTTCGCGCCCAGCCCGACCGGCTTCATCCACCTTGGCAACATCCGCTCCGGCCTCTACCCCTGGCTCTTCGCCCGGGCGCGCGGCGGTAGCTTCATCCTGCGCATCGAGGACACGGACACCGAGCGTTCCTCGCAGGAGGCGGTCGATGTCATCCTCGAAAGCATGCAGTGGCTGGGCTTGGCGCATGACGAAGGCCCCTTCTTCCAGATGCAGCGCATGGACCGCTACCGTGCCGTCGTGCAGCAGATGCTCGATGCCGGCCTGGCCTACCGCTGCTACACCACCCCGGCCGAGCTGGACGCGCTGCGCGAGCAGCAGCTCGCCGCCAAGCTGAAGCCGCGCTACGACGGTCGCTGGCGGCCCGAGCCCGGCAAGGCCCTGCCGCCGGTGCCCGAGGGCGTGGCCCCGGTCATCCGCTTCAAGACGCCGCAGGGCGGCAGCGTGGCCTGGACGGACAAGGTCAAGGGGGTGATCGAGTTCAGCAACGAGGAACTCGACGATCTCGTCATCGCCCGCCCCGCCGCGCCCGGCGAGTCCATCGGCGTGCCGACCTACAACTTCTGCGTGGTCGTCGATGACCTGGACATGGGCATCACCCATGTGATCCGCGGCGACGACCATGTCAACAACACGCCGCGGCAGATCCACATCTTCCGCGCCCTCGGCGCCGAGCCGCCGGTCTTCGCGCACCTGCCCACCGTGCTCAATGAGCAGGGCGAGAAGATGAGCAAGCGCCATGGCGCCAAGCCGGTCACCGCCTACCGCGACGAGGGCTATTTGGCCGATGCCGTCGTGAACTATCTGGCCCGCCTGGGCTGGAGCCACGGGGACGACGAGATCTTCAGCCGCGAGCAGCTCATCGCCTGGTTCGACCTCGACCATCTTGGCAAGAGTGCCGGGCAGTTCGACGAAGCCAAGCTGCGCTGGGTGAATGCCCAGCACCTGAAGATGAGCGCGGACGAGGCCCTGGTGCCGCGGGTGGCGGAGCAACTGGCGCGCCGCGGCCTGCATGGCTTGGCCGAAGACCCGCGCAGCGCCGCGCGGATCGGCCTGTTCAAGGACCGCTGCAGCACCACGGCCGAGATCGCCGAGTGGCTGGCGATGTACCACGGCCCGGTCACCCCTTCGGATGCCGAGCGCGAGCAGCATCTAACGCCGGCCATCCGTCCCGCGCTCTCGGCGCTGGCCGAGGCCCTCGGTGCCTTGCCGGGCTGGGAGGCGCCTGCCATCGGCGCGGCCTTCAAGGCCGTGCTGGCCGCTCAGGGTCTGAAGATGCCGCAGCTCGCCATGCCCGTGCGGGTGGCGGTCTGCGGCCGCGTGCAGACCCCTTCGGTGGATGCGGTGCTGTCGCTCTTCGACCGCGATGTCGTCGTCAGACGCTTGCGCGAAGCCTGA
- a CDS encoding MarC family protein, whose amino-acid sequence MDHSFASALVLLLLVLDPLGGLPVYISVLERVDPARRARLALRESVIAFLLLLAFMLGGQGFLSLMNLSERALEVAGGVILMIIAIRMIFARDGVMPIEADGREPLIFPLAVPLLAGPSALATVLLLASRQPDRLLHWVAALAVAMGLCLLVLLSAARLQRWLGEPLVRALEKLMGLLLTAIAVEMLLSGLQRYFR is encoded by the coding sequence ATGGATCACAGCTTTGCTTCGGCCCTGGTGCTGCTGCTGCTCGTGCTCGACCCGCTGGGCGGCCTGCCGGTCTACATCAGCGTGCTTGAGCGGGTGGATCCAGCCCGTCGTGCGCGGCTTGCCCTGCGCGAAAGCGTCATCGCCTTCTTGCTCCTGCTCGCCTTCATGCTGGGCGGGCAGGGCTTCCTCAGCTTGATGAACCTGTCCGAGCGGGCACTCGAAGTGGCCGGCGGGGTGATCCTGATGATCATTGCCATCCGTATGATCTTTGCCCGGGACGGGGTGATGCCCATAGAGGCCGACGGCCGCGAGCCGTTGATCTTTCCCCTTGCCGTTCCCCTGCTGGCCGGGCCTTCGGCCCTGGCCACCGTGCTGCTGCTGGCCTCGCGCCAACCCGATCGCCTGCTGCACTGGGTGGCGGCCCTAGCGGTGGCCATGGGCCTGTGCCTGCTCGTGCTGCTTTCCGCGGCCCGGCTGCAACGCTGGCTGGGCGAGCCCCTGGTTCGTGCGCTGGAGAAGCTGATGGGGCTACTCCTGACGGCGATTGCTGTCGAGATGCTGCTCTCCGGCCTGCAACGCTACTTCAGGTGA
- the rnr gene encoding ribonuclease R, with protein MKNEQGSSPSVKSGAGATLLVEVEGLVQGHRDGHGFVQRDDGEADLYLSPQEMRAVLHRDRVRARIVRLDRKGRPEGRVLDILERRKTPIIGRLLFEGGVWLVAPEDKRYGQDILIPKQATAKAQPGQVVAVELTETPSMYAQPVGRITEVLGEVDDPGMEIEIAVRKYEVPHRFTAETMAQAAKLPDKVRPIDRKGRIDLSDVPLVTIDGEDARDFDDAVYCEPIAIGRAKKPNGWRLVVAIADVSHYVKPGEAIDDDAYERATSVYFPRRVIPMLPEKLSNGLCSLNPDVDRLCMVCDMVIDGGGEIVAYQFFPAVMHSAARFTYTEVASILANTRGPEAAKRKALVPHLVDLHEVYRALLKARGQRGAVDFDTTETAIVCDDNGRIEKIVPRTRNDAHRLIEEAMLAANVCAAEFIAQAEHPVLYRVHEGPTPEKRTTLQNYLKALGLGLNIGDDPHPREFQAIAQATRERPDAQQIHSMLLRSMQQALYTPVNSGHFGLAYGAYAHFTSPIRRYPDLLVHRVIKAILAQKRYHLHAPELASSAVHTRKLPRGKPAGKGAGAMATAVPAPPVRLPKLSPAEQAMWDAAGAHCSANERRADEASRDVEAWLKCKFMREHLGEEFGGSVTAVTSFGLFVTLDELYVEGLIHITELGGEYYRFDEARQELRGERTGVRYVVGSRLRVQVSRVDLDGRKIDFRLVRDPLLAPLPAGGGRGGKPSGRPRPAPELPTEAPVPAVEELAAVQAEDREEKQAARKARGGAAGKPRRAALLSPSPGEDAPPETLWEAGPPDEAPRPRARAAKASPAGKSASGSGSGRRKASTEPAAAGDAARPARKSRRSSKR; from the coding sequence ATGAAAAATGAACAGGGCTCAAGCCCGTCTGTGAAAAGTGGTGCAGGTGCAACGTTGCTCGTCGAGGTCGAGGGCCTGGTGCAGGGCCATCGCGATGGGCACGGTTTCGTGCAGCGCGACGACGGCGAAGCCGATCTCTACCTTTCCCCCCAGGAAATGCGTGCGGTGCTGCACCGCGACCGGGTCCGCGCCCGCATCGTCCGCCTCGACCGCAAGGGCCGGCCCGAGGGCCGCGTGCTCGACATCCTCGAGCGTCGGAAGACGCCGATCATCGGCCGCCTGTTGTTCGAAGGCGGTGTCTGGTTGGTCGCGCCCGAGGACAAGCGCTACGGCCAGGACATCCTCATCCCCAAGCAGGCCACGGCCAAGGCCCAGCCGGGGCAGGTGGTGGCGGTCGAGCTGACCGAGACGCCGTCGATGTACGCCCAGCCCGTCGGCCGCATCACCGAGGTGCTCGGCGAGGTCGACGACCCCGGCATGGAAATCGAGATCGCGGTCCGCAAGTACGAGGTGCCGCACCGCTTCACGGCCGAGACCATGGCCCAGGCCGCCAAGCTGCCCGACAAGGTGCGGCCGATCGACCGGAAGGGCCGCATCGACCTGAGCGACGTGCCGCTCGTCACCATCGACGGCGAGGATGCGCGCGACTTCGACGACGCTGTCTACTGCGAGCCGATCGCGATCGGTCGCGCCAAGAAGCCCAATGGCTGGCGCCTGGTGGTGGCCATCGCCGACGTCAGCCATTACGTGAAGCCGGGCGAGGCCATCGACGACGATGCCTACGAGCGCGCGACCAGCGTCTACTTCCCGCGCCGGGTGATCCCCATGCTGCCGGAGAAGCTCAGCAACGGCTTGTGCTCGCTGAATCCGGACGTGGACCGGCTCTGCATGGTCTGCGACATGGTGATCGATGGCGGCGGCGAGATCGTCGCCTACCAGTTCTTCCCGGCCGTCATGCACTCGGCGGCGCGCTTCACCTACACCGAGGTCGCGTCCATCCTGGCCAACACCCGCGGGCCCGAGGCGGCGAAGCGCAAGGCCCTGGTGCCGCATCTGGTCGACCTGCACGAGGTCTATCGCGCGCTGCTCAAGGCCCGCGGCCAGCGCGGCGCGGTGGACTTCGACACCACCGAGACGGCGATCGTCTGCGACGACAACGGCCGCATCGAGAAGATCGTGCCGCGCACCCGCAACGATGCCCACCGCCTGATCGAGGAAGCCATGCTGGCCGCCAACGTCTGCGCGGCCGAGTTCATCGCCCAGGCCGAGCATCCCGTGCTCTACCGCGTGCATGAAGGCCCGACGCCCGAGAAGCGCACGACGCTGCAGAACTACCTGAAGGCCCTGGGCCTGGGCTTGAACATCGGCGACGACCCGCACCCGCGCGAGTTCCAGGCCATCGCCCAGGCCACCCGCGAGCGGCCCGATGCGCAGCAGATCCACAGCATGCTGCTGCGCTCGATGCAGCAGGCGCTCTACACGCCGGTCAACAGCGGCCACTTCGGCTTGGCTTATGGCGCCTATGCGCACTTCACCAGCCCGATTCGCCGCTACCCGGACTTGCTGGTGCATCGCGTGATCAAGGCCATCCTGGCGCAGAAGCGCTACCACCTGCATGCGCCGGAGCTCGCCAGCTCGGCCGTTCACACCCGCAAGCTGCCGCGCGGCAAGCCGGCCGGCAAGGGCGCGGGCGCCATGGCCACCGCCGTGCCCGCGCCGCCGGTGCGCCTGCCCAAGCTCAGCCCGGCCGAGCAGGCCATGTGGGATGCCGCCGGCGCGCACTGCAGCGCCAACGAGCGGCGTGCCGACGAGGCCTCGCGCGATGTCGAAGCCTGGCTCAAGTGCAAGTTCATGCGCGAGCACCTGGGCGAGGAGTTCGGCGGCAGCGTCACCGCGGTGACCAGCTTCGGCCTCTTCGTCACGCTCGACGAGCTGTATGTCGAGGGCCTGATCCACATCACCGAGCTTGGCGGCGAGTACTACCGCTTCGACGAGGCCCGTCAGGAACTGCGCGGCGAGCGCACCGGCGTGCGCTATGTGGTGGGCAGCCGCCTGCGGGTGCAGGTCAGCCGGGTCGACCTGGATGGTCGCAAGATCGATTTCCGCCTGGTGCGTGATCCCCTGCTCGCGCCGCTGCCGGCCGGCGGTGGGCGCGGCGGCAAGCCGTCCGGGCGGCCTCGCCCGGCGCCCGAGCTGCCGACCGAGGCGCCCGTCCCGGCGGTCGAGGAACTCGCCGCTGTGCAGGCCGAGGACCGCGAGGAAAAGCAAGCCGCCCGTAAGGCCCGCGGTGGCGCGGCCGGCAAGCCGCGTCGCGCGGCCCTGCTCTCGCCGTCGCCCGGGGAGGATGCGCCGCCCGAAACGCTCTGGGAGGCCGGTCCGCCCGACGAGGCGCCCCGGCCCCGCGCCCGGGCGGCCAAGGCGAGCCCGGCCGGAAAGTCGGCCTCCGGCAGCGGATCCGGTCGCCGCAAGGCGTCCACCGAGCCCGCCGCCGCCGGCGATGCGGCCCGTCCCGCCCGTAAGAGCCGCCGCAGCAGCAAGCGCTGA
- a CDS encoding NAD(P)H-hydrate dehydratase yields the protein MSSGPAAPDWPAAPQALPRHQGPAEGLPLHDSATLRRWEAEAARGLPPHALMARAGAAVARLGRALAPHARQVWVLAGAGNNGGDGLVAARLLQAAGLRVRVWLAAEPASGDARWALAQARAAGLAVLPGGPPQPPADLGPDDLVIDALLGLGLSADRAPAGPVAAAMDALDRLPAGILAVDLPSGLIADTGGCAGRAVRARWTLSLLGLKPGLWTAAGRDHAGAIWHEDLGAPAPAEATTPRLLDAPACAGRWPQRPHAAHKGSQGDLWAVGGAAGLSGAIELAARAGLAAGAGRIHAVRLDPAAAPPSHPALMSRTPQALQGEALARATVVAGCGGGAAIGAWLPALIHGAPRLLLDADALNALAADPALAQALRLRRTSAVLTPHPLEAARLLGCTTEAVQADRLAAVRQLAQRYGAMVVLKGSGSVLAAPDGRCAINASGNAALASGGTGDVLAGWIGGLWAQGLDAWDALRLGVWSHGAAADAWQADRGPGQPLDALRLIEALQDLPRR from the coding sequence ATGAGCAGCGGCCCGGCGGCTCCCGACTGGCCCGCCGCGCCGCAGGCCCTGCCGCGGCACCAGGGCCCGGCCGAAGGCCTGCCCCTGCACGACAGCGCCACCCTGCGCCGCTGGGAGGCCGAGGCCGCCCGCGGCCTGCCGCCGCATGCCCTGATGGCGCGGGCCGGCGCCGCAGTGGCCCGGCTCGGCCGCGCGCTGGCGCCGCATGCCCGTCAGGTCTGGGTGCTGGCCGGGGCCGGCAACAACGGCGGCGATGGCCTCGTCGCCGCCCGGCTGTTGCAGGCCGCAGGACTGCGCGTGCGCGTGTGGCTGGCCGCCGAGCCCGCGTCCGGCGACGCGCGTTGGGCGCTGGCCCAGGCGCGGGCCGCCGGTCTGGCCGTGTTGCCCGGCGGCCCGCCGCAGCCACCTGCGGACCTGGGCCCTGACGATCTGGTGATCGATGCCCTGCTCGGCCTGGGCCTGTCGGCAGATCGCGCGCCCGCAGGACCGGTGGCGGCTGCGATGGACGCCCTCGACCGCCTGCCCGCCGGCATCCTGGCGGTGGACCTGCCGAGCGGACTGATCGCCGACACCGGCGGCTGCGCCGGCCGCGCCGTGCGCGCCCGCTGGACGCTGAGCCTGCTCGGCCTGAAGCCCGGTCTGTGGACGGCAGCCGGCCGCGACCATGCCGGCGCGATCTGGCACGAGGATCTGGGCGCACCGGCGCCCGCGGAGGCCACGACGCCGCGCCTGCTGGATGCGCCGGCCTGCGCGGGCCGCTGGCCGCAACGCCCGCATGCCGCGCACAAGGGCAGCCAGGGCGATCTGTGGGCAGTGGGCGGTGCCGCGGGCCTGTCAGGGGCGATCGAACTCGCCGCCCGGGCCGGTCTGGCCGCCGGGGCAGGCCGCATACATGCTGTGCGGTTGGACCCGGCCGCCGCCCCGCCCAGCCATCCGGCGCTGATGAGCCGGACGCCGCAGGCCCTGCAGGGCGAGGCCCTGGCCCGCGCGACGGTGGTCGCTGGCTGCGGCGGCGGTGCGGCCATCGGCGCCTGGCTGCCGGCGCTCATCCATGGGGCGCCGCGGCTGCTGCTGGATGCCGACGCCCTGAATGCCCTGGCCGCCGATCCGGCCCTGGCGCAAGCGCTGCGCCTGCGCCGCACCTCGGCCGTGCTGACCCCGCATCCGCTGGAAGCCGCCCGCCTGCTGGGCTGCACGACCGAGGCGGTCCAGGCTGACCGCCTGGCGGCCGTGCGGCAGCTCGCGCAACGCTACGGCGCGATGGTGGTGCTCAAGGGTTCGGGCAGCGTGCTGGCCGCACCTGATGGCCGCTGCGCGATCAATGCCAGCGGCAATGCCGCGCTGGCCAGCGGCGGCACCGGCGATGTGCTGGCCGGCTGGATCGGCGGCCTGTGGGCCCAGGGCCTGGACGCCTGGGACGCGCTGCGGCTGGGCGTGTGGAGCCATGGCGCCGCGGCCGACGCCTGGCAGGCCGACCGCGGCCCCGGCCAGCCGCTGGACGCGCTGCGGCTGATCGAGGCCCTGCAAGACCTGCCGCGCCGCTGA
- a CDS encoding FAD-dependent oxidoreductase, which translates to MKPQRIAVIGAGIVGVATARALVEDGHAVTVLERRGSLAAEGSFAPAGLLAPGALALGGPVASLVDPPPVPGLAGRWQRWRATREGRTQRRREQMARLALESQAVLGRWFDREALPYEHSAGVGLRIADEAGRARLEAALAAQPLAAAGSRFLDREAWRAGEPDLAPDAPGSGLLFWPGAEMVNVRQIAQQLREQAEARGARFLFGIEVQAVEPGRPLTLHWLEQDTHNHGSPAGARPGGRSPAPPERSAPPPRQFDAVVLCSGAAAPLLPGPALPLVREAGLSLTLPLRDPDRGPVRGLIDADGALMIARLGDRLRVAGLWHRPTGDGQPPKALVERLYRAAQRDFPSVTQTDRGQIWAGIHLGFADGLPRIGASESPGLWLNLGHGRAGWALACGSAQRLADALAGRDPAGRHAADALSAAAA; encoded by the coding sequence ATGAAGCCGCAGCGCATTGCCGTGATCGGCGCCGGCATCGTCGGCGTCGCGACAGCCCGGGCCCTGGTCGAGGACGGCCATGCCGTCACCGTCCTGGAACGCCGCGGCAGCCTGGCCGCCGAAGGCAGTTTCGCGCCGGCCGGCCTGCTCGCCCCCGGCGCGCTGGCCCTGGGCGGGCCGGTGGCTAGCCTGGTCGATCCGCCGCCGGTGCCCGGCCTGGCCGGACGCTGGCAACGCTGGCGGGCCACGCGCGAGGGCCGCACCCAGCGCCGGCGCGAGCAGATGGCCCGGCTCGCGCTGGAAAGCCAGGCCGTGCTCGGCCGCTGGTTCGATCGCGAGGCCCTGCCTTATGAACACAGCGCCGGCGTCGGCCTGCGGATCGCCGACGAAGCCGGACGGGCCCGACTCGAAGCCGCCCTGGCGGCGCAGCCCCTGGCCGCGGCCGGCAGCCGCTTCCTCGACCGCGAGGCCTGGCGTGCGGGCGAGCCCGATCTGGCGCCCGATGCACCGGGCAGCGGCCTGCTGTTCTGGCCGGGGGCCGAGATGGTCAATGTGCGGCAGATCGCGCAGCAGTTGCGCGAGCAGGCCGAGGCGCGCGGCGCACGCTTTCTCTTCGGCATCGAGGTGCAGGCCGTCGAGCCGGGCCGGCCGCTGACCCTGCACTGGCTCGAGCAGGACACCCACAACCACGGCAGCCCGGCCGGCGCCCGGCCCGGCGGCCGCAGCCCGGCGCCGCCGGAGCGCAGCGCACCGCCGCCGCGGCAGTTCGACGCCGTCGTGCTGTGCAGCGGCGCCGCCGCCCCGCTGCTGCCCGGGCCGGCGCTGCCGCTGGTGCGCGAGGCCGGCCTGTCGCTGACCCTGCCGCTGCGCGACCCCGACCGCGGCCCGGTGCGCGGCCTGATCGATGCCGACGGCGCCCTGATGATCGCCCGCCTCGGCGACCGCCTGCGCGTGGCCGGTCTCTGGCACCGGCCCACCGGCGACGGCCAGCCGCCCAAGGCCCTGGTCGAGCGGCTCTACCGCGCCGCGCAGCGCGACTTTCCCAGCGTCACCCAGACCGACCGCGGCCAGATCTGGGCGGGCATCCATCTGGGCTTTGCCGACGGCCTGCCGCGCATCGGCGCCAGCGAGAGCCCGGGCCTGTGGTTGAACCTGGGCCATGGCCGTGCCGGCTGGGCCCTGGCCTGCGGCAGCGCGCAACGACTGGCCGACGCCCTGGCGGGCCGCGACCCGGCCGGGCGGCACGCCGCCGACGCGCTGAGCGCGGCTGCGGCATGA